TGGGTCTGACCGCAATGCTGTCGCAAGGATCGTTGTTTAGGTGCCGCCGTCGTCACGCCGGTTGTCGTGTACGGAGACATTCTCCGTCTTGACCTCAGCACCGCCGGGGATAGATACGCGAGAAGCGGGAGGTGTTCGACGGGGCGTCGCTCCGGTTGCCGGCCGCTGCACCAGAGGGGACACCATGGCACTTCTCAAACTACTTCTGACCCGGCCGATCGCCTTGCTGATGCTGGCGCTCGGTTTTCTTTCCGCCTGTACCGTGGTCGTCGATGAGCCGCGGCCGGGGCCGAGGCCCACGCGCCCGCAGGCCTGCACGATGGAGTATGCGCCGGTTTGTGGCGAGCGCGGCAATCGCATGCGCAGCTTCCCGAACTCCTGCCAGGCGCGCGCGGACGGCTTCAACGTGATCCACCGCGGCGAGTGCCGCCCGGACTATCGCCCGCCGGATCGCGAGCCGCAGGCCTGCACGATGGAGTACAACCCGGTGTGCGCCCAGCGCGGCGGTCGCATGCAGACCTTCCCGAATTCCTGCCAGGCTCGTTCCGAGGGCTTCCAGGTGATCGGTCGCGGCGAATGCCGCAGGCAGGACGACCGTCCGTCCGAGGGTCAGTTCTGCACCCGCGAATACGCCCCGGTCTGCGGCCAGCGCGGCAGCCGCATCGAAACCTTCTCCAACGCCTGCGAGGCGGGTGGTGCCGGTTTCCAGATCGTCCATCGCGGCGAGTGCCGCTAACCCCTGCGCGATCTAGTCTTGAGCATGCGAGCCCGCGTCCGATGAGGACGCGGGCTCTTTTTTCATCATATAGCGGCCGGCTCTCGCCCGGCGCACCCGATTTTCTGCAAGTGACGCGCAAGCCTTCGTTTACCGTATTTGAATAAAATCCCAGGCAAATCAGCCTTTTTGACCACTGTGCCCGGTTTGCGACACAGGCGAAAGGCAGCAATTGCAGGTGCTGCAGCAACCATTGCGTGCCAATCGAGCGCAAGTCGGCTGCAGGGGCGGCGGGGCGATGACGGTGGTCTTTCTGGCCATCTGGAGGAAGGCGCAGTTCGGTATGGCCTATGTTACTCGTCTCCATCGCCCGCTGACGGCGCTCGTTCTTTCGTTTTCGCTCGTCACCTGCTCGACCGATGATGCGTTGTCGCCGCCCGGCCGCATCGATGGCGGGGCGCGGGTCGGGTCGATCGGGCCGGTTCCTGTCGATGCCGTGCCGGCAGAGGAGGTGGCCGCCTATCCCGCCGCCACGCAACCCTCGACCTTCCAGGCCAATTCGCAGCATGCAGCGCCCCAGCAGACGCGCCGCGCGCTTCCGATGCTCGATAGCGACGAGGCTGTGGCCACGGGCGCGCAACCGGCAGGCGCCGGCTCGAGCCCCATTCCGCAAGAGGGCGTCAACATGGATGCGATGCTCGGCGTCGAGCAGCCCGTGGTGGGGCTCGCGGAAGAGCAGAGCAACGACATCGCCGAGGGCAATGCCAGCCAGCCGGTGGTCGGCGGCATTGGTGACGAGAATGTGCGTCAGCTCGGCAGCGCAAACAGCGCAGCACCGGCCGAGGCGAACCTTGGCTATGATCCGGATCTGCCGCCGCTTTCGCCGGACAAGATGGCCGCGGAAGAGGCGCAGCGCGCCCGCGCCATGGAACGGCAGCGCGCCCTTCAGCGCACGCAGGAGCCACAGCAGGTCGCCTTCCTGCCGCGCGCCAACAATCCGATGTCGACGCCCGACGATACCGGCGCGATGCCCGGTTCCGAAATCGCCTGCCGCCAGCGCCTGAAAAAGCTCGGCGTCACCTTTCGCGACATTTCGCGCATCAGCAACGGTCCGTCCTGCGGCATCGACTACCCGATCGAACTCAGCGGACTGTCCGGCGGCATCGGCGTGAAGCCGGCGGTGAAGCTCAATTGCGAGGTGACCGAGGCTTTTGCGAAGTGGGTGAAGTACGAACTCGCGCCGTCGTCGCGCTACCGCTACTGGTCTGGCATCAAGACGATCAAGCCGCTCGGCGGCTACTCCTGCCGCACCATGAACTCGCGTCGCGGCAATCCGATGTCTGAACATGCGCGCGGCAACGCCATCGATGTCGGCAAGTTCGTGCTGAAGAACGGCAAGGAAATCGACGTGCGCAAGCCGGGATTTTTCGCCTTCCGCGAGAAGGCGCTGCTGAAGGCCGTGCGTTCCGACAGCTGCAAGTACTTCAACACCGTGCTCGGCCCGGGCAGCGATCCGTTCCACAAGGACCACTTCCACTTCGACCTGAGAACTCGCAAGACCGGCTATCGGCACTGCGATTAGTGGTTCGGTCGGTCAGCAGCTGTGCTTTCGAGCCGCCGGCTACCGAAGCTCGGAAGCCGGCATAAAAAAGAGGCCGGCGGGGAGGCCGGCCCAACGACCGGAGCAAAAGGGGGAGGCTCCGGCGTGCAAATCACGAGCGCAAATCAAAGGGCGATGTCGCGGCCCGCGCGTTGCAAAATGATCGAAAAGCGTCACGGTTTCGTGACAGCGGGGCAATTGGCGTGGTCGAAATCTTGCGCGCTTTCGTTCGAATACGTTGCGGCCGGCTGCGGCGAAGGTCTGCGGACCGCGCCGATTCCCTAATTAAGTGTATTATACTTTAGGTTTTAGTCATCTGGATCGTGTTCCGAACGGTTGCCCAAATATGGCGATTTCGCGACTTTTTCCGAACCTTGTTATAACTAACTGAATTTTCTATCTAATTTCTAGCACGCAACTAAACCTCGGAATGCGGGGCCGTGATGATCTTTCCCTTTCGTCTGGTTTTGTAATAAGTAATACGATATTATATTATTTTCTAATAACAATCTTGGATAGTGTCTGGTTGGCCGCTGCAAGCATTGGGGGCCGTATATCACTACTGGAGCCACAGAGGACGAAATGGGAACGGTCATGCAATTTCCGGGAATGCGCAGCGATATGGCTGTGCACGCCGCTGAAGTCTCAAAAATCCTCAGGACACTTGCCAACCGCAATAGGTTGCTGATTGTGAGCGCCTTGCTCGAAGGCGAGCATTCTGTCGCAGCGCTCGAGGAAATGCTGGGCATTCGCCAGCCCACGCTTTCGCAGCAATTGACGGTGTTGCGGGATGCCGGCATTGTCTCGACCCGTCGGCAGGCCAAGCAGGTTTTCTATCGGCTCAGTCACGACAAGGTGGCGCGTCTCGTCGGCGCGCTCTATCAGATCTTCTGTCGGGATGGTTCTAAAGCATGAATGAATACGGGAATGCGCTGGCGGGCGGGCTGTTGATTGGCCTGTCTGCGGCGATCCTGATGGTCGCCAATGGCCGGGTGGCCGGCATCAGCGGCATAGCAGGGCGCCTGCTGCAGGGCGTACAGGCTTCGTCGGGCGCATTGTTCGTGCTGGGGCTGATCGCCGGACCGGTGTTGTACCGCCTCGTCTTCGATGCCTGGCCGTCTGTGACCGTGACGGCCTCCTGGCCGCTTCTCGTGGCTGGCGGCCTGCTGGTGGGTTTCGGCTCGCGCATGGGCTCGGGCTGCACCAGCGGTCATGGCGTCGTCGGGCTTGCGAGGCTGTCGCGCCGCTCGATCGCAGCGGTCGCCACCTTCATGGCAGCGGCGATCGTCACCGTCTTCGTTGCGGGTTTCTTCGCATGAACAGCGTCTTGCTCCGCCTTGCCGCGACGCTCGTCTCAGGCGTCGTATTCGGGTTCGGTCTTTCGCTGTCCGGCATGCTCGATCCGGCCCGCGTGCGTGCATTCCTCGACGTGACCGGCAACTGGAACCCCAGCCTTGCCTTCGTGCTCGGCGGGGCCGTCTTCGTTTCGGCGCTCGGCGTTCTCGTGACGCGCCGGCTGAAGCGTCCGCTGTTCGACGAGACCTTTCATCTGCCCAACAACCAGGTCATCGACCGGCGACTGATCGTCGGCTCGGCGATCTTCGGCGTCGGCTGGGGGCTGGTCGGGCTTTGCCCGGGTCCGGCGCTCGCCTCGCTGTCGCTTGGCTTGCCGGCAACGGTGCTCTTCGTGGTGGCAATGCTGGCCGGGATGCTGGTCCATGACCGGCTGGTCGACCGCAAGCTCCCGAGGCAGACAACGGCCGGAGCGGGCACCGATACGCGACTGTCTCAGCCGCGTTGACGCACAGTCATCTTGTTTTTTCATTCCAGCCGGCTGCAAATCGGAATGAATTGTCCCATATAGGGCGGGACCTCAAGACTCTGCCCCTGCTTCCGGATCAGTTTTCATGGCGCCAATCGTTTCCGTTTCCAATCTGTCGAAGACCTATGCCTCCGGCTTCAAGGCGCTGAAGGGCGTCAGCCTCGATATCGAGGAGGGCGAGATCCTGGCGCTGCTCGGGCCGAATGGCGCCGGCAAGACGACGCTGATCTCGATCATCTGCGGCATCGTCAATCCGAGCGGCGGAACGGTGATGGTCGGGGGCCACGATGTGGTGCGCGATTTCCGCAAGACCCGCGCGATGATCGGGCTCGTGCCGCAGGAGTTGACCACCGACGCCTTCGAGACCGTGTGGAACACCGTCTCCTTCTCCCGCGGGCTGCACGGCAAGAAGCCGAACCCCGCCCATATCGAGAAGGTGCTGAAGGACCTGTCGCTCTGGGACAAGAAGGACAACATGCTGCGCGAGCTTTCGGGCGGCATGAAGCGACGCGTGCTGATTGCCAAGGCGCTGTCGCATGAGCCGCGGATACTGTTTCTCGATGAGCCGACGGCCGGCGTCGACGTCAACCTGCGCAAGAGCATGTGGGACGTGGTCGAGCGGCTGCGCGCCTCGGGCGTGACGATCATCCTGACGACGCACTACATCGAAGAGGCGGAAGAAATCGCCGACCGCATCGGCGTCATCAATGGCGGCGAGATCCTGCTGGTCGAAGACAAGGCTGCGCTGATGTCGAAGCTCGGTCGCAAGCAGTTGCGCATCGATCTCGCCCATCCGCTGGACGGCGTGCCCGAGGTGCTTTCGGGCTACAACCTGACGCTCGAAGGCGATGGCCATTGCCTGATCTACGATTACGACACCAGCGCGGAGCGGACCGGGATCACCACCCTGCTTGCCGCCCTGGCCGAGGCCGGCATCAGGCTCAAGGACATTTCCACGCGGCAGAGTTCGCTGGAGGACATTTTCGTCGAAATCGTGGGGGCAGGGCGATGAACATCGAAGCGATCAAGTCGATCTATTTCTTCGAGATGGCCCGCACCCGTCGCACGCTGCTGCAGAGCGTGGTGTCGCCGGTCATTTCCACCTCGCTCTATTTCATCGTCTTCGGGGCGGCGATCGGCGGACGCATCCAGGAGATCGACGGCGTCTCCTATGGCGCCTTCATCACGCCCGGCCTGATGATGCTGACGCTGCTGACGCAGTGCATCGGCAACGGCTCCTTCGGCATCTACTTCCCGAAATTCACCGGCACGATCTACGAGGTTTTGTCCTCGCCGGTCTCGATGGTCGAGATCGTGCTCGGCTATGTTGGCGCGGCGGCGACCAAGGGGATGATGATCGGTACGATCATTCTGCTGACGGCGTCGCTCTTCGTCGACCTGACCATCGCTCATCCCTTCGTGATGGTCTTCTTCTTCGTGCTGACGGCCATATCCTTCAGCCTGTTCGGCTTCATCATTGGCATCTGGGCCAAGGATTTCGAGCAGCTGAACCTGATCCCGATGCTGGTGATCCCGCCGCTCGTCTTCCTCGGCGGCAGCTTTTACTCGATCAAGATGCTGCCGCCCTTCTGGCAGGCGGTCAGCCATTTCAACCCGGTGCTTTATCTCATCAGCGGTTTCCGCTGGAGCTTCTTCGAGGTCTCCGACGTCAGCCCGATCTTCAGCGCCGTGATCATCGTCGCCTTCCTGACGGTCTGCATGTCGGTGCTCGCCTGGATCTTCCGCACCGGCTACCGCCTGAGAAACTGACGGCCGCCGGTCGTCAGTGTGTCGGCGCCGGCACAGCTCCGCTGGCATAGGCTATGATTGTGCTGGCGACGGCCATCGCAAGCAGCGCCTGAAGAATCGTGATTACGACGTGGAGGAACGACCGCACGGCGGAAAGCCCGAGGTCGGCCATGAACCAGCGCGTTTCGGCGACGATGTACCAGACGATCGAGGCGACGACGAAGACGACGCCGGCGGAGGTGAAGGCGTTGTGCCCGGCAAGCAGCAATTGGCCGCCGAGGCTGATCGCAAAAGCGAAGGGCGCGGTGACATAGCATTGGCTGAAGAAGGGCGGACGCAGCGTCTCGCGTGTCAGCTTCGCACCCTTGCTGCGCAGGAGCTTCACCGCCATCAGCAAGGGTAGAATGCTGAAGGCGACGGCGCGAAACATCAGCAGGTTGGAATCGGAGGCAAGGAGCGACGTCGCGGTCCACGGAACAGCCTGCCTGACGAGGCCAAGCTCCAGCGCGTGTGCCAGAAGCAGCGTGATCAGCAGAAAGAGCGGTGGGCTCAGCGCATCCGAATACTGGTCCTGAAGCTCGTCGCCGAGCTCGACGTCGGCATAGCGCATCATCGCCTGCGGGTGTCGCAGCGTGCGCCAAAGGGTCAGCGGATAGAACAGCAGCCAGCAGACGAGCTCGTAGAGCAGCTCTTCGATCGACTTCAGCAGTCGCATGAAATCCATGAGCGGCTCCTCTGCCAGGATTGATCGGGCCGGAGCAGTGACCGGCCGGATGTGCGGTCAGTCGCGCAGGCGCAACTCGTCGGTGCGCATCTGCAGCATTTCCAGCGTCGACAGGAAGCTCATGCCAAGCAGGCTCTGGTCGAGCTTGCCTTCGGCTGCAACGGTCGCACCGATGTTGCGGCGCGTGATCGGGCCGATCGAAATCTCCTGAAGCATCACCGGGGCTGCCTGCGCGCGGCCATTGGCAGTCATGACGGTGACGATGTAATTGAGGTTGCCCGGGTCGAGGCCGATCTTTTCCGCATCTTCATAGGTGAGCGCGATGCTGCTGGCGCCGGTATCGACCAGCATGCTGATGTCCTTGCCGTCGACCGTCGCGGTGGTCTCGAAATGACCGTTCAGCATCTTCTGCAGCACCACTTCCTGCTGGCCTTCGCTGTCGGTGATGATGGTGGCGCGGCCGGGGATCAGGCCGGCGAGCAGGCGGTTGCCGAAGCCCTGCAGCTCGAAGCGGTAGACATAGGCCGAGACCAGCGCCAGAACGACGAAGAGCCAGATGGCGATCTGGCGCAGCCCTTCGCCGAAGCGGTGGCGGCTTTGCAGGATGCCGGCGCCGATCAGCGTGGCGATGGCGCCGAGCGAAACCAGTTGTCCGAACTGGTCGTTGGCAAGCCCCATTGTGCGGCCGGTGTCGTGGTTGACGATCAGCAGGACGAGACCGATGGCTAGGATGGAGAGCAGGATGGCAAGACGGGTCATGCTTCGCCGCGTTCCCTCGCCATGCGCGTGCGCCGGGTTTCACGCCGCGGTTTGCGCTCGACGGTCTCGAGGCGCTGAGGCAACGCGCTCATGATCGCCCGGCGTTCGGCATCGGTATAGAGCGTCCAGCGGCCGACTTCGTCGCGGGTGCGGCCGCAGCCGAAACAGTAGCCGGTCTTGTCATCGATCGAACAGACGAGAATGCAGGGAGATTCCATGGGCGTGCTCAGTTTTCCCTTGATATATCGATGTTTCAAACCGTCAGCGCAAGGGCACCGAGTACGGCGATTTCGGTCAGTTGCTGCGTGGCTCCGATCGTGTCGCCCGTTTGTCCGCCGATCTTGCGCATTGCCAGCCGAGCAAAACCCTTGACGGTGGCAAGGAATGCGACGAGCGCTGCGACGAGGCCGAGCGCTGGAACCTGCGCAAGATAGAAGAGCAGCATCGCGACAAGAACGCCCGAGGCGAGCGCGAAGCGCGTGGCCGTCGGCTCGGGCGCGCCGGCTGCTGCCGCGACACCGCCGCTGCGTGCCGGCGGTAGCGACGACCAGTGCCAGACCATGGCGGCGCGGCTGAGGCACGCGGCACCAAGGATGGCCATGGCAGCGCCGAGCGGTGAAAAGAGCGGCAGGATCGAGGCGAGCGCCGAGACGCGCAGACCGAAGGAGAGGATCAGGGCGACGGCCGCATAGGTGCCGATGCGGCTGTCCTTCATGATCGCAAGCGCCGCGTCGCGGTCGCGGCCGCCGCCAAAGCCATCGGCGGTGTCGCCAAGCCCGTCTTCGTGCAACGCGCCGGTGACAAGCGCCTGGATGGCGACGACGACAAAGGCGGCAAAGAGCGAGCTCACCTGCAGCGCCACGAGGCCCATGGCGACGGCGGCCGACGGCAAGGCGATCAGCAGGCCGGCGAGCGGGAAGGCGCGCACGGCGCGGCTCAAGCGCCCGTCATAGCCTTCGAAATGGCGCGCGGGCATGGGGATGCGGCTCAAGAAGCCGATCGACCGCGCCACATCGTCACAGAAATCGCCAACGAAGCCCATGGCTCCTCCAAGGTTGCGGCCATTGAGCCGGCCTCTGCCAAACTCGCCGACTGCGGCGAGTCTCGCAAGCCGGACGGGCCCGCCGGTGCGTACCGGCCACACTTTTCCAAGACCTTTCACCGGCCGCCTGCAACCGCTGACGGATCGAGGCGGCGACGCCGATTGACGCAAATGTCGTTGCCCGAATTTTCAGCGACCTCTATGAGGGGCGTAGATAGAGCTTCACGATGATGCAAGGATTCCTCCCATGAGTGCCAGCGGCCTGCCGTTTGATGACTTTCGCGAATTGTTGCGCAACCTGCCGGGCCCGGATGCGGCCGCGCTGGTTGCCGCACGGGAGCGGGACGCCCAGCTGACGAAGCCACCCGGCGCGCTCGGCCGCCTTGAAGAAATCGCCTTCTGGCTTGCCGCCTGGACCGGCAAGGCGCCGGCCGTCAACCGGCCGCTGGTGGCGATCTTTGCCGGAAACCACGGCGTCACCCGTCAGGGCGTGACCCCGTTCCCGTCGTCCGTCACCGCGCAGATGGTCGAGAACTTTGCTGCCGGCGGTGCTGCGATCAACCAGATCTG
The nucleotide sequence above comes from Ensifer sp. PDNC004. Encoded proteins:
- a CDS encoding metalloregulator ArsR/SmtB family transcription factor is translated as MGTVMQFPGMRSDMAVHAAEVSKILRTLANRNRLLIVSALLEGEHSVAALEEMLGIRQPTLSQQLTVLRDAGIVSTRRQAKQVFYRLSHDKVARLVGALYQIFCRDGSKA
- a CDS encoding YeeE/YedE family protein, producing the protein MNEYGNALAGGLLIGLSAAILMVANGRVAGISGIAGRLLQGVQASSGALFVLGLIAGPVLYRLVFDAWPSVTVTASWPLLVAGGLLVGFGSRMGSGCTSGHGVVGLARLSRRSIAAVATFMAAAIVTVFVAGFFA
- a CDS encoding extensin family protein, which produces MAYVTRLHRPLTALVLSFSLVTCSTDDALSPPGRIDGGARVGSIGPVPVDAVPAEEVAAYPAATQPSTFQANSQHAAPQQTRRALPMLDSDEAVATGAQPAGAGSSPIPQEGVNMDAMLGVEQPVVGLAEEQSNDIAEGNASQPVVGGIGDENVRQLGSANSAAPAEANLGYDPDLPPLSPDKMAAEEAQRARAMERQRALQRTQEPQQVAFLPRANNPMSTPDDTGAMPGSEIACRQRLKKLGVTFRDISRISNGPSCGIDYPIELSGLSGGIGVKPAVKLNCEVTEAFAKWVKYELAPSSRYRYWSGIKTIKPLGGYSCRTMNSRRGNPMSEHARGNAIDVGKFVLKNGKEIDVRKPGFFAFREKALLKAVRSDSCKYFNTVLGPGSDPFHKDHFHFDLRTRKTGYRHCD
- a CDS encoding DUF1289 domain-containing protein is translated as MESPCILVCSIDDKTGYCFGCGRTRDEVGRWTLYTDAERRAIMSALPQRLETVERKPRRETRRTRMARERGEA
- a CDS encoding Kazal-type serine protease inhibitor domain-containing protein is translated as MALLKLLLTRPIALLMLALGFLSACTVVVDEPRPGPRPTRPQACTMEYAPVCGERGNRMRSFPNSCQARADGFNVIHRGECRPDYRPPDREPQACTMEYNPVCAQRGGRMQTFPNSCQARSEGFQVIGRGECRRQDDRPSEGQFCTREYAPVCGQRGSRIETFSNACEAGGAGFQIVHRGECR
- a CDS encoding adenosylcobinamide-GDP ribazoletransferase; this encodes MGFVGDFCDDVARSIGFLSRIPMPARHFEGYDGRLSRAVRAFPLAGLLIALPSAAVAMGLVALQVSSLFAAFVVVAIQALVTGALHEDGLGDTADGFGGGRDRDAALAIMKDSRIGTYAAVALILSFGLRVSALASILPLFSPLGAAMAILGAACLSRAAMVWHWSSLPPARSGGVAAAAGAPEPTATRFALASGVLVAMLLFYLAQVPALGLVAALVAFLATVKGFARLAMRKIGGQTGDTIGATQQLTEIAVLGALALTV
- a CDS encoding permease, translated to MDFMRLLKSIEELLYELVCWLLFYPLTLWRTLRHPQAMMRYADVELGDELQDQYSDALSPPLFLLITLLLAHALELGLVRQAVPWTATSLLASDSNLLMFRAVAFSILPLLMAVKLLRSKGAKLTRETLRPPFFSQCYVTAPFAFAISLGGQLLLAGHNAFTSAGVVFVVASIVWYIVAETRWFMADLGLSAVRSFLHVVITILQALLAMAVASTIIAYASGAVPAPTH
- a CDS encoding ABC transporter ATP-binding protein; protein product: MAPIVSVSNLSKTYASGFKALKGVSLDIEEGEILALLGPNGAGKTTLISIICGIVNPSGGTVMVGGHDVVRDFRKTRAMIGLVPQELTTDAFETVWNTVSFSRGLHGKKPNPAHIEKVLKDLSLWDKKDNMLRELSGGMKRRVLIAKALSHEPRILFLDEPTAGVDVNLRKSMWDVVERLRASGVTIILTTHYIEEAEEIADRIGVINGGEILLVEDKAALMSKLGRKQLRIDLAHPLDGVPEVLSGYNLTLEGDGHCLIYDYDTSAERTGITTLLAALAEAGIRLKDISTRQSSLEDIFVEIVGAGR
- a CDS encoding TIGR02281 family clan AA aspartic protease codes for the protein MTRLAILLSILAIGLVLLIVNHDTGRTMGLANDQFGQLVSLGAIATLIGAGILQSRHRFGEGLRQIAIWLFVVLALVSAYVYRFELQGFGNRLLAGLIPGRATIITDSEGQQEVVLQKMLNGHFETTATVDGKDISMLVDTGASSIALTYEDAEKIGLDPGNLNYIVTVMTANGRAQAAPVMLQEISIGPITRRNIGATVAAEGKLDQSLLGMSFLSTLEMLQMRTDELRLRD
- a CDS encoding YeeE/YedE family protein produces the protein MNSVLLRLAATLVSGVVFGFGLSLSGMLDPARVRAFLDVTGNWNPSLAFVLGGAVFVSALGVLVTRRLKRPLFDETFHLPNNQVIDRRLIVGSAIFGVGWGLVGLCPGPALASLSLGLPATVLFVVAMLAGMLVHDRLVDRKLPRQTTAGAGTDTRLSQPR
- a CDS encoding ABC transporter permease; this encodes MNIEAIKSIYFFEMARTRRTLLQSVVSPVISTSLYFIVFGAAIGGRIQEIDGVSYGAFITPGLMMLTLLTQCIGNGSFGIYFPKFTGTIYEVLSSPVSMVEIVLGYVGAAATKGMMIGTIILLTASLFVDLTIAHPFVMVFFFVLTAISFSLFGFIIGIWAKDFEQLNLIPMLVIPPLVFLGGSFYSIKMLPPFWQAVSHFNPVLYLISGFRWSFFEVSDVSPIFSAVIIVAFLTVCMSVLAWIFRTGYRLRN